A part of Liolophura sinensis isolate JHLJ2023 chromosome 1, CUHK_Ljap_v2, whole genome shotgun sequence genomic DNA contains:
- the LOC135464936 gene encoding sporozoite surface protein 2-like — MSVNWHPDKPYTMSVNWYPDKPYTMSVNWYPDKPYTMSVNWYPDKPYTISVNRNPNKPYTMSVNWYPDKPYTMSVNWYPDKPYAMSVNWYPDKPYTMSVNWYPDKPYTISVNRNPNKPYTMSVNWHPDKPYTMSVNWYPDKPYTMSVNWYPDKPYTMSVNWYPDKPYTMSVNWYPDKPYTISVNRNPNKPYTMSVNWHPNKPYTMSVNWYPDKPYTMSVNWYPDKPYTMSVNWYPDKPYTISVNRNPNKPYAMSVNWHPDKPYTMSVNWYPDKPYTMSVNWYPDKPYTMSVNWYPDKPYTISVNRNPNKPYTMSVNWHPDKPYTMSVNWYPDKPYTMSVNWYPDKPYTISVNRNPNKPYTILIT, encoded by the coding sequence ATGTCTGTGAACTGGCATCCCGACAAGCCCTATACAATGTCTGTGAACTGGTATCCCGACAAGCCCTATACAATGTCTGTGAACTGGTATCCCGACAAGCCCTATACAATGTCTGTGAACTGGTATCCCGACAAGCCCTATACAATATCTGTGAACCGGAATCCCAATAAGCCCTATACAATGTCTGTGAACTGGTATCCCGACAAGCCCTATACAATGTCTGTGAACTGGTATCCCGACAAGCCCTATGCAATGTCTGTGAACTGGTATCCCGACAAGCCCTATACAATGTCTGTGAACTGGTATCCCGACAAGCCCTATACAATATCTGTGAACCGGAATCCCAATAAGCCCTATACAATGTCTGTGAACTGGCATCCCGACAAGCCCTATACAATGTCTGTGAACTGGTATCCCGACAAGCCCTATACAATGTCTGTGAACTGGTATCCCGACAAGCCCTATACAATGTCTGTGAACTGGTATCCCGACAAGCCCTATACAATGTCTGTGAACTGGTATCCCGACAAGCCCTATACAATATCTGTGAACCGGAATCCCAATAAGCCCTATACAATGTCTGTGAACTGGCATCCCAACAAGCCCTATACAATGTCTGTGAACTGGTATCCCGACAAGCCCTATACAATGTCTGTGAACTGGTATCCCGACAAGCCCTATACAATGTCTGTGAACTGGTATCCCGACAAGCCCTATACAATATCTGTGAACCGGAATCCCAATAAGCCCTATGCAATGTCTGTGAACTGGCATCCCGACAAGCCCTATACAATGTCTGTGAACTGGTATCCCGACAAGCCCTATACAATGTCTGTGAACTGGTATCCCGACAAGCCCTATACAATGTCTGTGAACTGGTATCCCGACAAGCCCTATACAATATCTGTGAACCGGAATCCCAATAAGCCCTATACAATGTCTGTGAACTGGCATCCCGACAAGCCCTATACAATGTCTGTGAACTGGTATCCCGACAAGCCCTATACAATGTCTGTGAACTGGTATCCCGACAAGCCCTATACAATATCTGTGAACCGGAATCCCAATAAGCCCTATACTATACTTATAACCTGA